The following proteins come from a genomic window of Flavobacterium eburneipallidum:
- a CDS encoding sodium:solute symporter family protein, with protein sequence MRLSPIDLTIIAAYFILMIVIGFVMKNRAKRSKDSYLLGGKKLPWYMLGLSDASDMFDISGTMLLTSMAFLYGFKSVWIPWMWPVFNQIFLMVFLSKWLRRSNATTGAEWLGTRFGLSDKGVKQSHAIVVVFALMLCIGYMAYAFVGVGEFLEIFIPYETIKEVVPFLDHHLENLTVGSPEYLEGIIAAKSATAQFYGVSICIIATLYSIAGGMHGIVLADFIKYMIMIICSICVGTIAMQHLAASGINILDRVPLGWDNPIFGKELNLNWSKLLPDAQVKLQKDGYKLFSAIVSMMFFSGVLKSLAGPAPNYDCQKILSTKSPEEASKMSGFISVILMPVRYFMTMGLCILGVLYFKELALHQTADGVNFESIMPAVINKYLPVGLVGLVLAGFLGAFMSNFSGTLNAGQAYIVNDIYLKFIKPDAARKEIINMGYLSGIVMVILGVGLGLLIKDVNMIFNIITAGLYGGFVCANVLKWYWWRFNANGYFYGMLFGIIASAIPPALSVSGVTTYFDGTRMLYFFPIFILIQLIACIIGSYSAPPTNEKTLIAFYKNVRPWGFWKPIHEKALAEDPTLVKNKNFKVNMLNIGLGIVGQILLTLLPMYLILSKWSALAIVLVFLAGIMIVMRKTWWQRLSDY encoded by the coding sequence ATGAGATTATCTCCAATTGATTTAACCATCATTGCCGCCTACTTCATTCTGATGATTGTAATAGGTTTTGTGATGAAAAACCGAGCCAAACGCAGTAAAGACAGCTACCTTTTAGGAGGAAAAAAACTGCCTTGGTATATGTTAGGATTAAGCGATGCCAGCGATATGTTTGACATATCTGGAACCATGTTGCTAACGAGTATGGCTTTTTTATATGGTTTCAAAAGTGTTTGGATTCCGTGGATGTGGCCTGTTTTTAACCAAATATTCTTGATGGTTTTCTTAAGCAAATGGCTGCGCCGAAGTAATGCTACAACGGGAGCCGAATGGCTGGGAACTCGTTTTGGACTTTCGGACAAAGGAGTCAAACAAAGTCACGCAATTGTAGTGGTTTTTGCTCTGATGCTTTGTATTGGATATATGGCGTATGCGTTTGTAGGCGTGGGCGAATTTCTAGAAATATTCATTCCGTATGAAACTATAAAAGAGGTTGTGCCATTTTTAGACCATCATCTCGAAAATCTTACCGTAGGTTCTCCTGAATATCTTGAAGGTATAATTGCAGCCAAATCTGCAACGGCACAATTCTACGGCGTTAGCATTTGCATTATTGCTACACTTTATAGTATTGCTGGCGGAATGCACGGAATTGTCCTAGCCGATTTTATCAAATACATGATTATGATAATCTGTTCTATTTGTGTTGGAACTATTGCCATGCAACATTTAGCCGCATCGGGAATCAACATTTTAGACCGAGTACCGTTGGGTTGGGATAATCCTATTTTTGGTAAAGAACTCAACCTCAACTGGAGTAAACTCTTGCCAGATGCCCAAGTAAAATTACAAAAAGACGGCTACAAATTGTTTTCGGCTATTGTAAGTATGATGTTCTTTTCCGGGGTTTTAAAAAGTTTAGCTGGTCCAGCACCTAATTACGATTGTCAGAAAATTTTAAGTACAAAATCGCCTGAAGAAGCCAGTAAAATGAGTGGTTTTATTTCGGTTATTCTGATGCCTGTTCGCTATTTTATGACCATGGGATTGTGTATTCTGGGTGTATTGTATTTCAAAGAATTGGCCTTACATCAAACCGCAGATGGTGTGAACTTCGAAAGTATCATGCCAGCTGTTATCAATAAATATTTACCTGTTGGATTAGTCGGATTAGTATTAGCTGGATTTCTGGGTGCTTTTATGAGCAACTTCTCTGGAACACTAAATGCAGGTCAGGCGTATATTGTAAATGATATTTATTTGAAATTCATAAAACCCGATGCTGCCCGAAAAGAAATCATCAATATGGGATATCTGTCTGGAATTGTAATGGTAATTCTAGGGGTTGGATTAGGATTATTGATCAAAGATGTCAATATGATTTTCAACATCATCACCGCTGGATTATACGGTGGTTTTGTGTGTGCCAATGTCCTAAAATGGTATTGGTGGCGTTTCAATGCCAATGGCTATTTCTACGGAATGTTGTTTGGGATTATTGCCAGCGCCATTCCTCCTGCCTTATCTGTTTCGGGAGTTACAACCTATTTTGACGGAACGAGAATGCTGTATTTCTTCCCAATTTTTATCTTAATCCAACTTATTGCTTGTATTATCGGTTCTTATTCCGCTCCCCCAACAAACGAGAAAACATTAATTGCTTTCTATAAAAACGTACGCCCTTGGGGATTTTGGAAACCAATTCACGAAAAAGCCTTGGCAGAAGATCCAACTTTAGTAAAAAACAAAAATTTCAAAGTCAATATGTTAAACATCGGATTAGGAATTGTAGGTCAAATTCTACTCACGCTTCTCCCAATGTATTTAATCCTTTCCAAATGGAGCGCACTTGCCATCGTCCTGGTTTTCCTCGCTGGAATTATGATTGTCATGAGAAAAACTTGGTGGCAGCGATTATCCGATTATTAA